A region of Kribbella sp. NBC_01245 DNA encodes the following proteins:
- a CDS encoding solute symporter family protein, whose product MTALLLPLADAEPGNQTLTISLFTAVVAVTLYITWWASRQNKTTADYYAGGRNFSGAQNGLAVAGDYMSAASFLGISGQIALYGYDGFLYSIGFLVAWLVALLLVAELLRNSGRFTMADQLAYRMKQKPIRTAAATSTIVVSIFYLLAQMVGAGSLVGLLLGVKDEGLKAGVIVLVGALMIIYVTIGGMKGTTWVQIVKAVLLMTGTVLITFLVLLKFDFNISKLLGAAATNSGKGQDFLGPGLLYGKDLVGQIDFLSLGLALVLGTAGLPHILIRFYTVPDSKSARRSVQWAIGLIGAFYLMTLALGFGAAALLDTGKDSAVAASKGNTASPLLAEVVGGGAGSTGGAILLALIAAVAFATILAVVAGLTLTSASSFAHDLYANVFAKGKVSERDEIRVARFAAIGIGAVAIALAIPAQKLNIAFLVALAFAVAASANLPALLYNLFWKRFNTSGAIWSIYGGLVSAVVLVFFSPVVSGKETSMFTGVDFSWFPLSNPGIVSIPLGFIFGVIGTYLGKDRTSEQRYTELQVRALTGAGAEAAAKH is encoded by the coding sequence GTGACCGCGCTGCTACTGCCCCTGGCCGACGCCGAGCCGGGCAACCAGACCCTGACGATCTCCTTGTTCACGGCCGTCGTCGCCGTCACGCTGTACATCACCTGGTGGGCCTCCCGCCAGAACAAGACCACCGCCGACTACTACGCCGGCGGTCGCAACTTCAGCGGCGCGCAGAACGGTCTGGCTGTCGCGGGTGACTACATGTCGGCGGCATCCTTCCTTGGTATCTCCGGCCAGATCGCCCTCTACGGCTACGACGGCTTCCTGTACTCGATCGGCTTCCTGGTGGCCTGGCTGGTCGCACTCCTGCTGGTCGCGGAGCTGCTGCGGAACTCGGGCCGCTTCACGATGGCCGACCAACTGGCTTACCGGATGAAGCAGAAGCCGATCCGCACGGCCGCGGCGACGTCGACGATCGTGGTGTCGATCTTCTACCTGCTGGCCCAGATGGTCGGCGCGGGTTCGCTCGTCGGTCTGCTGCTCGGCGTCAAGGACGAAGGTCTGAAGGCCGGCGTGATCGTCCTGGTCGGCGCGCTGATGATCATCTACGTGACGATCGGCGGGATGAAGGGCACCACCTGGGTGCAGATCGTCAAGGCCGTGCTGCTGATGACGGGCACGGTGCTCATCACCTTCCTGGTATTGCTGAAGTTCGACTTCAACATCTCCAAGCTCCTCGGCGCCGCCGCGACCAACTCGGGCAAGGGGCAGGACTTCCTCGGCCCGGGATTGCTGTACGGCAAGGACCTCGTCGGCCAGATCGACTTCCTGTCCCTCGGCCTGGCCCTGGTGCTCGGAACGGCAGGTCTGCCGCACATCCTGATCCGCTTCTACACCGTGCCGGACAGCAAGTCGGCCCGGCGTTCGGTGCAGTGGGCGATCGGCCTGATCGGCGCCTTCTACCTGATGACGCTGGCCCTCGGCTTCGGCGCTGCCGCCCTGCTGGACACCGGCAAGGACAGCGCGGTCGCGGCCTCCAAGGGCAACACCGCCTCGCCGTTGCTGGCCGAAGTGGTCGGTGGTGGTGCCGGTTCGACCGGTGGTGCGATCCTGCTGGCCCTGATCGCGGCCGTCGCGTTCGCCACCATCCTGGCCGTGGTCGCAGGTCTGACCCTCACGTCGGCCTCGTCGTTCGCCCATGACCTCTACGCCAACGTCTTCGCCAAGGGCAAGGTGTCCGAGCGGGACGAGATCCGGGTGGCACGGTTCGCGGCCATCGGCATCGGCGCGGTCGCGATCGCGCTGGCCATTCCGGCGCAGAAGCTGAACATCGCCTTCTTGGTGGCCTTGGCCTTCGCCGTCGCCGCCTCGGCGAACCTGCCCGCCTTGCTCTACAACTTGTTCTGGAAGCGGTTCAACACTTCCGGAGCCATCTGGAGCATCTACGGCGGCCTGGTCTCGGCGGTCGTGCTGGTGTTCTTCTCGCCAGTGGTGTCGGGCAAGGAGACGTCGATGTTCACCGGTGTGGACTTCTCCTGGTTCCCGTTGTCGAACCCGGGCATCGTGTCGATCCCGCTCGGCTTCATCTTCGGTGTCATCGGCACGTACCTCGGCAAGGACCGCACCAGCGAGCAGCGCTACACCGAGCTCCAGGTCCGCGCCTTGACCGGCGCCGGCGCGGAAGCCGCCGCCAAGCACTAA
- a CDS encoding winged helix-turn-helix transcriptional regulator, which yields MKSYGQFCGVARALEMVGERWALLIVRDLLVGPKRYTDLKTGLPRIPTNVLATRLKELEAAGVVVRRVLPRPAGSVVYELTEFGQELEGIVLALGRWGAQRLGAFGEGEIATADSLIMALRSTFDPDAVAGRSATYELRFGDVVISAQIENGELATDAGSTGKADLVIEAFGPLTPLLAGEITAAEVVAQGNVQLSAMDDRSAAKKLAGLEDFAAIFPIRPLPAAS from the coding sequence ATGAAAAGCTACGGCCAGTTCTGCGGCGTTGCCCGGGCCTTGGAGATGGTGGGCGAGCGTTGGGCCCTACTGATCGTGCGAGACCTCCTCGTTGGCCCGAAGCGCTATACCGATCTCAAGACGGGCCTGCCGCGTATTCCGACCAACGTCCTCGCTACGCGGCTCAAGGAGCTAGAGGCCGCAGGTGTCGTCGTACGACGAGTGCTGCCGCGCCCGGCTGGGTCAGTGGTCTACGAGCTGACGGAGTTCGGGCAGGAGTTGGAGGGGATCGTGCTCGCCCTAGGCCGTTGGGGTGCGCAGCGGCTCGGCGCGTTTGGTGAGGGCGAGATCGCGACGGCCGACTCGTTGATCATGGCTCTGCGCTCGACCTTCGACCCTGACGCGGTGGCCGGCCGCAGTGCGACGTACGAGCTGCGCTTCGGTGACGTCGTCATCAGTGCTCAAATCGAGAACGGCGAACTGGCAACGGATGCCGGGTCGACAGGCAAGGCGGATCTGGTGATCGAGGCATTCGGTCCGCTGACCCCTTTGCTGGCAGGCGAGATCACAGCCGCCGAAGTGGTTGCCCAGGGCAACGTGCAACTCTCCGCGATGGACGACCGGTCAGCGGCTAAGAAGCTCGCCGGCCTCGAGGATTTCGCCGCCATCTTCCCCATCCGCCCGCTACCCGCAGCCTCTTGA
- a CDS encoding TolB family protein, which yields MQSYSIGSAGNQADGGSGQTGISADGRFVTFDSNEPDFAPGDGDDLIDVFVHDLADATTSLVSVNDNGRKGNGDSLNAAISANGRFVVFDSQATNLVRHDQNGDSDVFVRDLQARTTKRVSVSSTGAEGNETSFNFNPSISADGQFVVFQSQADNLVAGDSNRNSDVFVHNNQTATTTLVSKGIGGPANSGSGLPYISGDGRFVGFISAASNLVPNDTNGSADVFVYDRVTGSTRRVNVDSAGNQAAPGPLANSAEPSLSGDGRFVAFGSLASNLVSGDTNGALDIFVHDQQTGTTTRVSVDSAGGQGNRASSLASISADGRLVSFDSRATNLVPGDTNRRRDVFVHDRLTGVTTRESGGDGTAQSNGDSGDAVIAPNGNRIAFESLATNLVAGDTNGLRDAFLHDLG from the coding sequence ATGCAGTCCTACAGCATCGGCAGCGCGGGAAACCAGGCCGACGGAGGCAGCGGCCAGACGGGCATCAGCGCCGATGGCCGCTTCGTGACTTTCGACTCCAACGAGCCAGACTTCGCCCCCGGGGACGGCGACGATCTCATCGATGTCTTCGTGCACGATCTGGCCGACGCCACCACAAGCCTTGTGAGCGTCAACGACAACGGCCGAAAGGGCAACGGCGATAGCCTCAATGCGGCGATCAGCGCCAATGGACGCTTCGTGGTGTTCGACTCCCAAGCGACGAACCTGGTCCGTCACGACCAAAACGGAGACAGCGATGTCTTTGTGCGTGACCTTCAGGCCCGCACGACGAAGCGGGTGAGCGTGAGCAGCACCGGCGCGGAGGGCAACGAGACCAGCTTCAACTTCAATCCTTCGATCAGCGCCGACGGTCAGTTCGTGGTCTTCCAGTCACAGGCGGACAATCTTGTCGCAGGTGACAGCAACCGCAACTCGGATGTGTTCGTCCACAACAACCAGACAGCGACCACGACCCTTGTCAGCAAAGGCATTGGAGGGCCGGCGAATAGCGGAAGCGGCCTGCCGTACATCAGCGGTGACGGGCGTTTCGTGGGCTTCATCTCGGCGGCCTCGAACCTTGTTCCCAACGATACGAACGGCAGCGCTGACGTCTTCGTGTATGACCGCGTCACTGGATCCACCCGCCGGGTCAATGTCGACAGCGCCGGAAACCAGGCCGCGCCGGGCCCGCTCGCGAACAGCGCCGAGCCGTCGCTGAGTGGAGACGGCCGCTTCGTGGCCTTCGGATCCCTCGCATCGAACCTGGTCTCCGGGGATACCAATGGGGCCCTCGACATCTTTGTTCACGATCAACAGACAGGAACGACAACCCGAGTCAGCGTCGACAGCGCCGGCGGCCAGGGAAACCGCGCAAGCAGCCTAGCTTCGATCAGCGCTGACGGCCGCCTGGTCTCGTTTGACTCGAGGGCGACGAACCTGGTGCCGGGTGATACCAACCGCCGCCGCGACGTTTTCGTGCATGACCGACTCACGGGCGTCACCACCCGGGAGAGCGGCGGGGACGGGACGGCGCAGAGCAACGGCGACAGCGGCGACGCGGTGATCGCGCCGAACGGAAACCGGATCGCTTTCGAGTCGCTCGCCACCAACCTCGTCGCGGGTGACACCAACGGGCTCCGGGACGCCTTCCTCCACGACCTGGGCTGA
- a CDS encoding discoidin domain-containing protein, protein MRTTHARWRLLAATLTTSLLFAAGPALQLGQQDVGSRAAATSQKTSAGPNLAAGKAASASSNTQGYVAGNVTDGNQASYWESNNNAFPQWVQVDLGSSLQTNQVVLKLPTSGWGARNQTLTVQGSTDSTNFNDLSASQARSFDPASNSTVTIDYGNSTIRYVRIRITANTGWPAGQLSELEVYGPSTGDTQAPTAPTALAYTEPGTGQIRLTWSASTDNVGVTGYDVYANGALRTSVAGNVLTYTDTQPASATVSYFVRAKDAAGNQSADSNTVTRGGSSGPGNNLALGKPITASGHVHSFVAANANDDNVNTYWEGNGNPATLTTELGSNAEISSIVIRLNPDQAWGNRTQTLQVLGREQSASAFTSIVASASYNFSPSTGNTITIPVSATVADVRLNFTANTGAPAGQVAELQVMGVPAPNPDLTLSTVSWTPTSPVETDAVTLRATVNNTGNAASPATNVNFYLGTTKVGTANVGAIAAGGSTTVTANIGPRDAGSYPLSAKVDEANTVIEQNDANNSASSSGPLVVTPVASSDLIASAVGWSPGNPSAGSSVAFSVTIRNQGSVASASGAHGITLQILNASSVVQTLNASYNGTIAAGASSPAVALGNWTAANGRYTVKVVLADDANELPVKRTNNTSERPLFVGRGANMPYDHLEAEDASVGGGAQVLAPNRTIGDLAGEASGRRAVTLNSNGSFVEFTTRAQTNTLVTRFSIPDSAGGGGIDSTINVYVNGSFHKALPLTSKYAWLYGAEAGPGNSPGQGPARHIYDEASIMLDGSYPAGTRIKLQKDPANNTNYAIDFINTEQVAPIANPNPAAYAVPTGFTHQAVQDALDKARQDANLIGVYLPAGTYDTASKFQVYGKALKVVGAGPWYTKFQAPSSQSNTDVGFTAPSSANGSSFTGFAYFGNYNTRNDGPGKVFDFNGTTNMTIDNIWVEHQMCLYWGANTDNTTIKNSRIRNLFADGINMTNGSAGNLVSNNDARATGDDSFALFNAVDGGGGEVRDNVFENLSATLTWRAAGFAVYGGTNNVFRNLYVADILVYSGITISSLDFNIPMNGFGATPPTRFENISVVRAGGHFWGNQTFPGIWIYSATKIFQGIRVSDVDIVDPTYSGIMFQTDYVGGQQLYPVTDTILTNVSISGAQKSGDAFDAKSGFGIWANEMPEPGEGPAVGTAVFNNLRLSNNAVNIRNTTSTFTITQNP, encoded by the coding sequence ATGAGAACGACGCACGCACGATGGCGGTTGCTAGCCGCCACCCTCACCACCAGCTTGTTGTTCGCCGCCGGGCCCGCCCTCCAGCTCGGCCAGCAGGACGTCGGCAGCCGCGCAGCGGCCACAAGCCAAAAGACAAGCGCCGGGCCCAACCTGGCCGCGGGTAAGGCGGCGAGCGCCAGCAGCAACACCCAGGGGTACGTCGCGGGCAACGTCACCGACGGCAACCAGGCGTCGTACTGGGAGAGCAACAACAACGCCTTCCCGCAGTGGGTCCAGGTCGACCTCGGCTCGTCGCTCCAGACCAACCAGGTCGTGCTCAAGCTGCCGACCAGCGGTTGGGGCGCCCGGAACCAGACATTGACCGTCCAGGGCAGCACCGACAGCACGAACTTCAACGACCTCTCCGCCTCCCAGGCCCGATCGTTCGACCCGGCGAGCAACTCGACCGTCACGATCGACTACGGCAACTCCACCATCCGGTACGTCCGGATCCGCATCACCGCGAACACCGGCTGGCCCGCCGGTCAGCTCTCCGAGCTCGAGGTCTACGGCCCCTCCACCGGCGACACCCAGGCCCCGACCGCACCGACTGCCCTCGCCTACACCGAGCCCGGCACCGGCCAGATCCGACTAACCTGGAGCGCCTCCACCGACAACGTCGGCGTCACTGGATACGACGTCTACGCGAACGGCGCCTTGCGCACCAGCGTCGCGGGCAACGTGCTCACGTACACCGACACCCAGCCGGCCAGCGCGACCGTCAGCTACTTCGTCCGCGCGAAAGATGCCGCAGGCAACCAATCGGCCGACAGCAACACCGTCACCCGTGGCGGCAGCTCCGGCCCGGGCAACAACCTGGCGCTGGGCAAGCCGATCACGGCCTCCGGGCACGTGCACAGCTTCGTCGCGGCCAACGCCAACGACGACAACGTCAACACGTACTGGGAGGGCAACGGCAACCCGGCCACCCTCACGACCGAGCTCGGCTCGAACGCCGAGATCTCGTCGATCGTGATTCGGCTCAACCCGGACCAGGCTTGGGGCAACCGCACGCAAACCCTGCAGGTACTCGGTCGCGAGCAAAGCGCGTCGGCCTTCACCAGCATCGTCGCGTCGGCGTCGTACAACTTCAGCCCGTCGACCGGTAACACCATCACCATTCCGGTCAGCGCGACCGTCGCCGACGTACGGCTGAACTTCACCGCGAACACCGGCGCCCCGGCCGGCCAGGTCGCCGAGCTCCAGGTGATGGGCGTGCCCGCGCCGAACCCGGACCTGACGCTGAGTACAGTCTCGTGGACCCCGACCTCCCCGGTCGAGACCGACGCGGTGACGCTGCGGGCCACGGTGAACAACACCGGTAACGCGGCCTCGCCGGCGACCAACGTCAACTTCTACCTCGGCACCACCAAGGTCGGTACGGCGAACGTCGGTGCTATCGCCGCGGGCGGTTCGACCACCGTGACGGCGAATATCGGCCCACGCGACGCGGGCAGCTATCCGCTCAGCGCGAAGGTCGACGAGGCCAACACCGTGATTGAGCAGAACGACGCGAACAACTCGGCGAGCAGCTCGGGCCCGTTGGTCGTCACCCCGGTGGCGAGTTCGGACCTGATCGCGTCGGCGGTCGGCTGGAGCCCGGGCAATCCCTCGGCCGGCAGCAGCGTCGCGTTCTCGGTGACGATCCGGAACCAGGGCAGCGTCGCCTCGGCATCCGGCGCGCACGGCATCACCTTGCAGATCCTCAACGCGAGCTCCGTCGTACAGACCCTCAACGCCTCCTACAACGGCACCATCGCGGCAGGAGCATCCAGCCCAGCCGTTGCCCTCGGCAACTGGACGGCCGCCAACGGCCGGTACACCGTGAAGGTCGTGCTGGCCGACGACGCGAACGAGTTGCCGGTCAAGCGCACGAACAACACCAGCGAGCGCCCACTGTTCGTCGGACGCGGCGCCAACATGCCGTACGACCACCTGGAGGCCGAGGACGCCTCGGTCGGTGGCGGCGCCCAGGTCCTCGCGCCGAACCGCACCATCGGCGACCTCGCCGGTGAGGCCTCGGGCCGCCGGGCGGTGACGCTGAACTCGAACGGCAGTTTCGTCGAGTTCACCACCCGGGCGCAGACCAACACCCTCGTCACCCGGTTCTCCATCCCGGACTCCGCGGGTGGCGGCGGGATCGACTCGACCATCAACGTGTACGTCAACGGCTCGTTCCACAAGGCCCTGCCGCTGACTTCGAAGTACGCCTGGCTGTACGGCGCCGAGGCCGGCCCGGGGAACTCGCCGGGACAGGGTCCGGCCCGGCACATCTACGACGAGGCGAGCATCATGCTGGACGGGTCGTACCCGGCCGGTACCCGGATCAAGTTGCAGAAGGACCCGGCCAACAACACCAACTACGCGATCGACTTCATCAACACCGAGCAGGTCGCACCGATCGCCAACCCGAACCCCGCGGCGTACGCCGTACCGACCGGGTTCACCCATCAGGCCGTACAGGACGCGCTCGACAAGGCCCGGCAGGACGCCAACCTGATCGGCGTCTACCTGCCGGCGGGCACCTACGACACCGCCAGCAAGTTCCAGGTGTACGGCAAGGCGCTCAAGGTCGTCGGCGCCGGTCCCTGGTACACGAAGTTCCAGGCGCCGTCGTCCCAGTCGAACACCGACGTCGGGTTCACGGCACCGTCGTCCGCCAACGGCTCGTCGTTCACCGGGTTCGCGTACTTCGGCAACTACAACACCCGTAACGACGGCCCGGGCAAGGTGTTCGACTTCAACGGCACCACGAACATGACGATCGACAACATCTGGGTCGAGCACCAGATGTGCCTGTACTGGGGTGCGAATACCGACAACACCACGATCAAGAACTCGCGTATCCGCAACCTGTTCGCCGACGGCATCAACATGACGAACGGCTCGGCGGGCAACCTGGTCAGCAACAACGACGCCCGTGCCACCGGTGACGACAGCTTCGCGCTCTTCAACGCCGTCGATGGTGGCGGTGGCGAGGTCCGGGACAACGTCTTCGAGAACCTCTCGGCGACGCTGACCTGGCGGGCCGCGGGCTTCGCGGTGTACGGCGGGACGAACAACGTGTTCCGCAACCTGTACGTCGCGGACATCCTGGTCTACTCCGGCATCACGATCAGCTCGCTGGACTTCAACATCCCGATGAACGGCTTCGGCGCCACCCCGCCGACGCGGTTCGAGAACATCTCCGTGGTCCGGGCCGGCGGGCACTTCTGGGGTAACCAGACGTTCCCGGGGATCTGGATCTACTCGGCCACGAAGATCTTCCAGGGCATCCGCGTGAGCGATGTGGACATCGTCGATCCGACGTACAGCGGGATCATGTTCCAGACGGACTACGTCGGCGGGCAGCAGCTCTACCCGGTGACCGACACGATCCTGACGAACGTCTCGATCTCCGGTGCGCAGAAGAGCGGTGACGCGTTCGACGCCAAGTCCGGCTTCGGCATCTGGGCCAACGAGATGCCCGAACCCGGCGAAGGCCCGGCCGTCGGCACCGCCGTCTTCAACAACCTCCGCCTGTCCAACAACGCCGTCAACATCCGCAACACGACCTCAACCTTCACCATCACCCAAAACCCGTAA
- a CDS encoding pyridoxamine 5'-phosphate oxidase family protein, producing MSKMSKQAREEFLAATHVAVLSVAGEEGRPPMSAPTFYGYAPGGDITVFTATQRRTPLKLRHIRERGVVSLVVQREEPPYAYVTVEGSVVDIASPPAEPQMLAILERYMPAEHAYGFTRGELDDPETKLTLITIRPKRWLTSDMS from the coding sequence ATGTCCAAGATGAGCAAGCAGGCCCGCGAAGAGTTCCTAGCCGCCACCCACGTCGCCGTCCTATCCGTTGCCGGCGAGGAGGGCCGCCCGCCAATGAGCGCGCCGACCTTCTACGGCTATGCCCCGGGCGGGGACATCACCGTCTTCACCGCCACGCAACGCCGTACGCCGTTGAAGTTGCGGCACATCCGCGAGCGGGGAGTCGTCAGTCTCGTCGTACAGCGAGAGGAACCGCCCTACGCGTACGTCACGGTCGAGGGCAGCGTCGTCGACATCGCCAGCCCACCAGCCGAGCCGCAGATGCTGGCGATTCTCGAGCGGTACATGCCGGCCGAGCACGCGTACGGCTTCACTCGCGGCGAACTGGATGACCCGGAGACCAAGCTGACGCTGATCACGATCCGGCCGAAGCGCTGGCTCACCTCCGACATGAGCTAG
- a CDS encoding poly(ethylene terephthalate) hydrolase family protein, with protein MRFRPRLQAAFVAAVLTATVLTPPAAQAAENPYERGPDPTNASIEAARGPFEIAQISVPASSVRGFRGGTIYYPTSTAEGTFGAIAISPGFTGTQSSVAWLGPRLASQGFVIITIDTLSPYDFPASRGDQLLAALDYLTGSSAVRTRIDATRLGAMGHSMGGGGSLEAAKDRPSLQAIVPLTAWNTTKNWSGVTVPSLVVGAENDTTASVGSHSEPFYVSLPAAPGKAYLELNNAGHSAPTSPNVTVAKFSISWLKRFIDNDVRYTQFICPGPTPSTTVEEYRSTCPYA; from the coding sequence ATGAGATTCCGTCCCCGGCTGCAAGCGGCATTCGTTGCCGCCGTCCTGACCGCCACCGTTCTCACTCCACCGGCCGCGCAGGCCGCCGAAAACCCGTACGAGCGTGGGCCCGATCCGACGAACGCCAGTATCGAGGCAGCGCGTGGTCCGTTCGAGATCGCGCAGATCTCGGTGCCGGCTTCGAGCGTCCGTGGTTTCAGGGGCGGCACGATCTACTACCCGACCAGTACGGCTGAGGGCACGTTCGGCGCGATCGCGATTTCGCCTGGGTTCACGGGCACGCAGTCCAGCGTCGCCTGGCTGGGACCACGCCTTGCCTCGCAGGGATTCGTGATCATCACCATCGACACCCTGTCGCCGTACGACTTTCCCGCCAGCCGTGGCGACCAACTGCTCGCGGCTCTCGATTACCTGACCGGTTCGAGTGCCGTGCGGACTCGCATCGACGCCACCCGGCTTGGCGCAATGGGCCATTCGATGGGCGGAGGCGGTTCGCTCGAAGCGGCCAAGGACCGGCCGTCGCTTCAGGCGATCGTGCCGTTGACCGCCTGGAATACAACGAAAAACTGGTCGGGAGTGACCGTGCCGAGCCTCGTGGTCGGGGCCGAGAACGATACGACCGCGTCGGTCGGCAGCCACTCCGAGCCGTTCTACGTCAGCCTGCCGGCCGCGCCTGGCAAGGCGTACCTGGAATTGAACAACGCAGGGCATTCCGCACCGACCTCGCCGAACGTCACGGTCGCGAAGTTCAGCATCTCGTGGCTGAAGCGCTTCATCGACAACGACGTCCGCTATACCCAGTTCATCTGCCCGGGCCCGACGCCGAGCACCACGGTCGAGGAGTACCGATCCACCTGCCCGTACGCCTAA
- a CDS encoding DUF485 domain-containing protein — protein MEEESVADREARAYQAVSEAEDFAQLKHRFKAFVLPWTITFMVWYLLYVACNNWARDFMKTQVIGNVNVALVFGLLQFVSTFVIAGLYGRYANRKLDPLAAGLNAKFKRERRR, from the coding sequence ATGGAAGAGGAGTCGGTTGCCGACCGGGAGGCCAGGGCCTACCAGGCGGTGAGCGAGGCGGAGGATTTCGCCCAACTCAAGCATCGGTTCAAGGCGTTCGTGCTGCCTTGGACCATCACCTTCATGGTCTGGTATCTGCTGTACGTCGCGTGCAACAACTGGGCCCGGGACTTCATGAAGACCCAGGTGATCGGCAACGTCAACGTCGCACTGGTCTTCGGCCTGCTGCAGTTCGTCTCCACTTTCGTCATCGCCGGGCTGTACGGCCGGTATGCCAACCGTAAGCTCGACCCGCTCGCGGCCGGGCTCAACGCCAAGTTCAAGAGGGAGCGCCGCCGGTGA
- a CDS encoding class I SAM-dependent methyltransferase — translation MTTDDRDRAQSFGAVAQAYDAGRPTFPAEALRWITGPGRLQVLDLGAGTGKLSQVALDQGHAVLAIDPSEEMLAVCGKRRGIETMVGTAESIPLAHASVDVVVVGQAFHWFEHERALPEIARVLRPNGVLGLLWNNYDVVVPWVRRLAVTMMGEDFLAGGGHNYDPTPVLTDSNLFSYIERTSIRHWQSMDKFALRQLAQSVSRVSTMSESKRAGVLDQVDAIYASTARPPEPLRMPYMTSAFRARPSELANFQRDRDAPIAPPL, via the coding sequence ATGACCACCGACGACAGGGACCGCGCGCAGTCTTTTGGCGCCGTCGCACAGGCTTACGACGCGGGACGGCCGACGTTCCCGGCCGAGGCCCTGCGCTGGATCACGGGTCCCGGGCGGCTGCAAGTGCTGGATCTCGGCGCCGGAACGGGCAAGCTGAGCCAGGTCGCGCTGGACCAGGGCCATGCCGTGCTCGCGATCGACCCGTCCGAGGAAATGCTCGCGGTCTGCGGTAAGCGCCGCGGCATCGAGACCATGGTCGGTACGGCGGAGTCCATCCCGCTCGCGCACGCCTCGGTCGATGTGGTCGTGGTCGGGCAGGCGTTCCACTGGTTCGAGCATGAGCGGGCGCTGCCGGAGATCGCCCGCGTGCTGCGGCCCAACGGCGTACTCGGTCTGCTTTGGAACAACTACGACGTGGTCGTGCCGTGGGTCCGCCGGCTGGCCGTCACGATGATGGGCGAGGACTTCCTCGCGGGCGGCGGACACAACTACGACCCGACGCCCGTGCTCACCGACTCGAACCTCTTCTCGTACATCGAGCGGACGTCGATCCGGCACTGGCAGAGCATGGACAAGTTCGCCCTGCGCCAGCTCGCGCAATCGGTATCCCGCGTGTCGACGATGTCCGAGTCCAAGCGCGCCGGCGTCCTCGACCAGGTAGACGCCATCTACGCCAGCACGGCCCGGCCCCCCGAGCCGCTGCGAATGCCGTACATGACCTCAGCCTTCCGCGCCCGCCCCAGCGAACTCGCCAACTTCCAGCGCGACCGCGACGCCCCCATCGCCCCACCCCTCTAA